The stretch of DNA GCCGAGCGCGGTGCGCGCGTCGCCTGTCGTCATATTCGGAAAGTCCTTCTGGAAATCCTCCAGCACCGTAAGCGGCGAGAAGTTCTGCGTCATCGTCTGATCGAAGTAGCCGACGCTCGCGTGCAGTCCGAAGCGGCTTTCGCCGCCGAGCGCGGGGATTATCTTCATCAGCGTTTTCACGAGAGTGGACTTGCCGCAGCCGTTATCGCCGATGATACCGAGCTTTTCGCCGCGCTTGACGACGGTGTCCAGCTCGCCGAGCGGAGCGCCGTAGCCGAAGCGCAGATGCTCGCAGACGAGGGCGTTCTCCACCGTTTCGCGTTCCGGCGCGAACGCTCCGCGGAAGACGGCTTCGTCCGCGGCGCGCGGCGCGGAGGTGTCTCCGATCCGCTCGATCTGTTTGAGCTTCGCCTGCGCCATCTTCGCCTTGTTCGCTTTATAGCGGAAGCGCTCGACAAGCGCGGAGAGGCGCTCGACCTCCTTTTTGCGCATCAGCGCATCCTTCAGCTCGCGCTCGTAGTTCTCCTTCTTCTGCGCCGCGAAGGCGGTGTAATTGCCGGTGTAGCGGCGCGTTTCGCCGTATTCGATCTCATAGACGACGTTGACGATCTTGTCAAGGAACATTCGGTCGTGGGAGACTATTACGCATGAGCCGCGGTATTTCACGAGATAATCCTCGAGCCATTCGACCGCGGAAAGATCGAGGTGGTTTGTCGGCTCGTCGAGCAGGAGCACCTGCGGCTTTGAGAGCAGGAGTTTGAGAAGCGCGAGCTTCGTGCGCTGGCCTCCGGAGAACTCCCTCAGCGGGCGGGAAAGATCCGACTCCGCGAAGCCGAACCTCTTCAGCGCCGTGCGGTATTCCTTCTTGTAGGTGTAGCCGCCGAGGTCTTCGAAGCGCTCCTGAAGGCGCGAATACTCGCGGGCGTTCTCCTCGCTGCCGTCGCGCTCGACCGCTTCAAGCGCGGCAGCCATGGCTCGCTCCGTTTCGATAAGGTCTGAATACGCGGTCAGCAGCTCCTCCTCAAGCGTTCTTTCGTCGCCCGCTTCAAACGTCTGCTTCAGGCAGCCGACGACGGGTGCGCCGGTCTTGTGGAATCCGAAGTCCGATTCGCCCGTTCCTTTTATCATATCGACCTCGCCGGTCAGCGCGCGGAGCAGAGTCGTTTTGCCGCATCCGTTGCGCCCGACGACCGCGATCTTTTCATTCTCGCGGACGGCGAAGTTTATTTCGGTAAGCACCGGCTCGCCGTCGTATTCGACGCTGCCGTTGTTGATTACAATCTGCATTTTTGCTCCTCAGCGATCAATTAAAGATAGCTTTCAAGGCGCCTGCGCGCCTCTTTTTCATCCTTGATGCAGCGCTCCTCGATGCTGCTCACGAAGGCGGCGAACGCCTCGCGCAGATACGAATGAGTGACGAGGAAGCTGATGCGCGGCGCCTTCAGCCGACTTACCGCGATCGAGCTTTCAGTAACCGATATCTGCACGTTTTCAAACGCAGCTTTCGGCATGATGAAGAAGCGGAAATTCGGGTAGTTATCCATCAGCGAAAGCACGCCGCGCACCTGCGTCGCATACTCCTCCGGCGTATAGAGCAGCCGGACGCCCGGCAGATCGACCGCGACCTCGCCGGCGGCTATGCTCTTCTTATCCGCGAGAACGCCGGAAAGATGCATATACCCGCCGCAGAGATTCTTTTCAAGCACGCTGCGGCGCGCGTTCAGGATCGCAAGCATTCTCCGGCTTTCCTGCTCCGTCGCGCCGACGCGCGAAAGCATACCGCGCAGCGTATCCTCCGGCATAACGCTGACGGGCAGTCCGCATCCGACAACGCTCATCGCCCTTCCGCCCATCGCCGCGAGGCGTTCCGCCTCGTCGGAGCCGTACACCTTCGCAAGCGGCTTCGACGTAGCGAGCATAGCGTCGAACGCATCGCCGTGCACGCTCAATATCTTTTCGTCTGTGTCGTAGCGGTAGATACCGTACAGGTGTTCATCGCCGACAACTCCGCCGCCTTCCACACAGGCGTAACCCGGGCAGAGAAACAGCGTATATGAGAATCGCGACTGATTCTGCCGCCTGAAATAATACGAGTTTATTCCGCCGGACATATAAAGCGGCAGCCAGTTATATATCGCGCTGAACATCTCGCCGGAGGCGCGGTCGACGTTGTGGATAATCGTGATCTTCGTGCCGTTGTTCAGACATTCGAGCAGCAGCGAGAACAGCAGCAGATTGAACTCTTCGTCCCCCATCATCCAGTCGAGTTTCTGGTCGGAATAAAGGAAGATTTCCTTAATCCCTTCGCGCAGGACTCCCACAACGAGACGCAGCACCGCGTTGCGCAATCCGTCGACGCCGTAGTATATACGCTCGCCCGTGTGCATTGCACTGCGGTCCACAAGCTCCTCGGCGGAGATGGTGGGCACCATGCGGCGCGGCACGAATTCCTCGATGTTGCCGAGCAGCTTTTCCACCGCCGGAATGTTGACGTCCCTGCCTGTATCGAAAAGCCATTCGCGCAGGAGGAAAAACGCCTCTTCATCGTCCTCCGGCTCGCCCTTCGGCGCCTCGGCAAGCGCGGCGAATTCGGCGATTTTATCCTGCTCCGCCAGGCGCTTGAGCAGTACGGCGCAGATATCGTCCATCATCTGAGGGTTGGACTCCGGCGAGCGCTGACCGCTGCGGAAACGACTGATATAAGAGGCGTCGAGGTTCAGCAATTGGCCGAAGCGGACGTTTGAAAGCTCCGCCAGCTCCATGACGGCATTCAATCTGCCGCCGAGCTGCGCATATGGGGCGATCCTGTTCGCCTTACGCGGCTTTACGGAGACAGTGTTCACTCCCTCATAAAGCCAATCCATAAGGTGCTGGCGGACGCGCGTTTCGGAAGCTCCCTGATCACAGCCGGTAAGGGCACGGAGAGCAGGAAGCTCTCCTTTTTCCACGGCTAAGGCGCATATGCCGCTGACAAGACGGCGCGAAGATACGGCCGACTTCTTCGGCACGCGCACGCCTTTGCACATTCTGCTGATATTCGACCTGTCGCATCCTATACTGCGCGCCACATCCGACGGCGACACGCCGACAACTTTGAACGCTTCGCTCAACCTTTCCGCAAACATCTCCCCGCCCCCCTTCATAATAACATGATAATAACATATTCTAAGAAAAAACGCAAGAGATTGTTGACAACTATTTTGTCAATGACAACTTGATGTCAACTGTTGCAAAATCCCCTGCCCTCTGTTATCATTAATATGTTGGCGGGGCGAATGCCGCCCTGCGCCAGATTTTTGCATGGAGCCGGATTTCAATCCGTGTTGATCTTTCCACTTGCCGATCGGGGTTCAATAAGGTACCGTCCGACTTTAAGGCAAACTGCAGAAAAAGCACTTCCGTTTTTGCGGAAGTGCTTTTTTATGTTATTACCGCCTGTCAGGCGCCGAAAAGTTCGACCATATCGGACTCCGGAACAAGCTCGATCTTCTGCGCGAACTCGCGCGAGTACTCAGTGGAAACGCAGCGGTTTTTGCCGCCGTCCTTCGCCTCGTAAAGATTGGAGTCGGCGTGGCGTATCATAAGGCGCAGGTCGTCGGAGCGCGCAGCGGACCCGTAAACGCAGCCGGCCGAAAAGCGAAGCTTGATATCGGCGTTGTCAATCTTTATCAAAGAGACCGCTTCTCTCAGCATTTCGATCCTCGACGTGAAATCATCCGGAGCGACCTCGGGGCATACGACGAGAAACTCGTCGCCGCCGTAGCGATAGCAGTGTTCGTCTCCGAACTGCACCCGCATCGACTCTCCCAACTTCTTGAGGAGAAAATCTCCGACGGCGTGACCGTAGGTGTCGTTCGTGCGTTTGAACTTATCGATATCGAGCATCAGCAGGCAGACGTCGCGCCCCTTGTAATTCTCATAATCACGGCGGAAAGCGTAGCGGTTTCT from Clostridia bacterium encodes:
- a CDS encoding ABC-F family ATP-binding cassette domain-containing protein encodes the protein MQIVINNGSVEYDGEPVLTEINFAVRENEKIAVVGRNGCGKTTLLRALTGEVDMIKGTGESDFGFHKTGAPVVGCLKQTFEAGDERTLEEELLTAYSDLIETERAMAAALEAVERDGSEENAREYSRLQERFEDLGGYTYKKEYRTALKRFGFAESDLSRPLREFSGGQRTKLALLKLLLSKPQVLLLDEPTNHLDLSAVEWLEDYLVKYRGSCVIVSHDRMFLDKIVNVVYEIEYGETRRYTGNYTAFAAQKKENYERELKDALMRKKEVERLSALVERFRYKANKAKMAQAKLKQIERIGDTSAPRAADEAVFRGAFAPERETVENALVCEHLRFGYGAPLGELDTVVKRGEKLGIIGDNGCGKSTLVKTLMKIIPALGGESRFGLHASVGYFDQTMTQNFSPLTVLEDFQKDFPNMTTGDARTALGAFLFSGEDVFKTVGELSGGEKVRLALCKIFRRRPNILVLDEPTNHMDMQGRDALEKLLADYAGTVVAVSHDRYFINRVCNRLAVFENGGLKLYGCGYSEYEKLRPREADEETADAGGKPAAKKKYVSPLRERDRKLHRIGVLEEKIAVINARTAEISRILAEDAEVFSDYEKVAELTAEKEELEAKEAPLMEEWSSLIEDVG
- a CDS encoding GGDEF domain-containing protein, whose translation is MDNKNTNVNNESVGAKLVNAVISLIAAAALAVPAVITKQPSLNVLPLAGVAAMTSLFGSLSGIVCAVVTAVCSAYTLSEGNSFVHYSSEGLIGHIAIIFVAAVCIVFISRVRRLNREKTEELEQIKARLEENHIEQETARTIDTVTTTRNRYAFRRDYENYKGRDVCLLMLDIDKFKRTNDTYGHAVGDFLLKKLGESMRVQFGDEHCYRYGGDEFLVVCPEVAPDDFTSRIEMLREAVSLIKIDNADIKLRFSAGCVYGSAARSDDLRLMIRHADSNLYEAKDGGKNRCVSTEYSREFAQKIELVPESDMVELFGA